DNA sequence from the Candidatus Obscuribacterales bacterium genome:
TGTGGCGATCGCCACCCTTGAACGTGGGCTAGGACTGACAGGTGAATCGCTGGTGAAGTGCTGTGGTTTTCTGGCGGGATGTCATGACTTAGGCAAGATTAGCCCAGCGTTTCAGTTCCAGGTGAGTGAGGTCGGAAAAGCTTTGGTAGGTGAGCATTTTTATGATTTGTGGACAAAGCTTCCAGATACAAAAACGCCTCACGGACTGGTTACAGCCAAGACAATG
Encoded proteins:
- a CDS encoding HD domain-containing protein, whose amino-acid sequence is MQERFWAKTGRGEFLGNGQPKYHPVICHLADTAAVAMKIVESYLSSVAIATLERGLGLTGESLVKCCGFLAGCHDLGKISPAFQFQVSEVGKALVGEHFYDLWTKLPDTKTPHGLVTAKTM